A genomic stretch from Rubripirellula reticaptiva includes:
- a CDS encoding PH domain-containing protein: MSDMPPTSDPPPPSDAIHQLSIAKRLAPVSVLFQLMAMGRQSVLPLVVASWSAVNGNWLIALGVIAASTLGLAFVLVRYFTLRYQIADGELIVTEGLLFRKVRNVPVDRIQNVDLVQNLWHRMFQVAEVRVETASGSEPEATLRVLSLVEVDRLRSEIKTQSNRSRATTASATDDPSDAYDTEPESPSHQLVLAIPTPWLIKAGLASNRGLILFGILTGYIAQQNTRWDQQFDRVAQNIPGQAWTLNPWILIPIAIIAALLVIRLLGVGWYILRFSGYRLDRVGEDFQVSCGLLTKVSATVPRRRIQFISIHRTPLMRWMKLSSIRIETAGGAGKQGEDAASTVTRRWFVPVIPDARLAEVLDHIRTGLVINEPTVNWTTASPRAGRRLLRLAILGSILAATIGFLSLGNGGILLGVIVGVAIVAWSRIYLRFLGYHRFNDGVMFRSGAWNRKTSVTFFDRIQTLDIKTSPFDRRWSMGRLSIDTAAAGPADHPIVFPMMDIGQAKSEFAILSKHSANSPMSWD, translated from the coding sequence ATGTCTGACATGCCCCCAACGTCAGACCCGCCCCCACCGTCTGACGCAATCCATCAACTGTCAATCGCCAAGCGACTGGCCCCCGTTTCGGTGCTGTTTCAATTGATGGCGATGGGCCGCCAATCGGTTCTTCCGCTGGTCGTCGCAAGCTGGTCCGCGGTCAACGGCAACTGGCTGATCGCGTTGGGCGTGATCGCAGCCTCGACGTTGGGCTTGGCGTTCGTCTTGGTTCGGTACTTTACACTGCGTTATCAGATCGCCGACGGCGAATTGATCGTCACCGAAGGACTGTTATTTCGAAAGGTGCGGAACGTCCCCGTTGATCGAATCCAAAACGTCGACCTGGTCCAAAACCTTTGGCACCGCATGTTCCAAGTTGCTGAGGTTCGTGTCGAAACGGCTAGCGGCAGCGAACCCGAAGCCACTTTGCGTGTGTTGTCATTGGTCGAAGTGGACCGCTTACGCAGCGAAATCAAGACCCAAAGCAACCGATCACGAGCAACGACCGCTTCGGCGACGGATGATCCCAGTGATGCATACGATACGGAACCGGAATCACCATCCCATCAACTCGTTCTTGCGATCCCCACGCCGTGGTTGATCAAAGCGGGCCTAGCGAGCAACCGTGGACTGATCTTGTTCGGCATCCTTACGGGCTACATTGCTCAACAGAACACGCGATGGGACCAACAATTCGATCGCGTGGCCCAGAACATTCCGGGCCAAGCTTGGACGCTAAACCCTTGGATTTTGATTCCCATCGCGATCATTGCCGCGCTACTAGTGATCCGGTTGCTGGGCGTCGGCTGGTACATCCTGCGATTTTCAGGATACCGACTCGATCGAGTGGGCGAGGACTTTCAAGTTTCGTGTGGTCTGCTGACGAAAGTATCAGCGACCGTTCCCCGTCGACGCATCCAATTCATCAGCATCCATCGGACGCCCTTGATGCGATGGATGAAACTGTCATCGATTCGCATTGAAACAGCCGGCGGCGCTGGTAAACAAGGCGAAGATGCGGCATCCACCGTGACACGGCGCTGGTTCGTTCCGGTGATCCCTGATGCGCGGCTCGCCGAAGTCCTGGACCACATTCGTACCGGATTGGTAATCAATGAACCAACCGTCAACTGGACGACCGCGTCGCCTCGCGCAGGCCGCCGACTCCTGCGATTGGCGATCCTCGGATCCATCCTGGCCGCGACAATCGGATTCTTGTCGCTGGGAAACGGGGGAATCCTGCTGGGCGTGATCGTCGGTGTCGCAATCGTTGCCTGGTCCAGAATCTATCTGCGGTTTCTGGGATATCACCGGTTCAATGACGGCGTCATGTTTCGCAGCGGAGCCTGGAACCGAAAAACCAGTGTCACGTTCTTTGACCGAATCCAAACGCTGGACATCAAGACATCGCCGTTTGATCGCCGATGGTCGATGGGACGACTGTCGATCGACACCGCTGCTGCGGGCCCGGCCGATCACCCCATCGTGTTTCCGATGATGGACATCGGGCAGGCGAAGAGTGAATTTGCAATTTTGTCGAAACATAGTGCAAATTCGCCGATGTCTTGGGATTGA
- a CDS encoding PH domain-containing protein, producing MNDGAERSQTAQDDENGRFDPLSPNHLKLSRLIGGSLTALVAIIAIGMLAIWYLINPALDLPFAVAAIAALFGVSFVFWFGWIFPSMSYRRAGWRLSEIGLEIRRGVWWRHRIVVPHSRIQHSDIEQGPLQRRFDLSTLVVHTAGTKNSSVSLEGIRHETAQRLREALVTNRLARVSKTKARPNV from the coding sequence ATGAATGACGGTGCAGAACGGAGTCAAACAGCTCAGGATGACGAGAACGGTCGATTCGACCCACTGTCCCCCAATCATCTGAAATTATCTCGTTTGATCGGCGGTTCATTGACCGCGTTGGTCGCGATCATCGCCATCGGGATGTTGGCGATTTGGTACTTGATCAATCCAGCGCTCGATTTGCCGTTTGCAGTAGCCGCGATCGCCGCATTGTTTGGGGTGTCGTTCGTTTTTTGGTTTGGTTGGATATTCCCGTCGATGTCGTACCGCCGCGCGGGGTGGCGACTGAGCGAAATTGGTCTCGAAATCCGACGTGGCGTTTGGTGGCGACACCGAATCGTTGTCCCCCATTCGCGGATCCAGCACAGCGACATTGAACAGGGACCGCTGCAGCGACGCTTCGATCTTTCCACGCTGGTCGTTCACACCGCCGGCACCAAGAACTCGTCGGTTTCATTAGAAGGAATCCGGCACGAAACGGCCCAGCGGCTACGCGAAGCATTGGTTACCAATCGACTCGCCCGAGTTTCCAAAACGAAAGCACGTCCCAATGTCTGA
- a CDS encoding serine hydrolase domain-containing protein, giving the protein MLSSFSASADDLPVARPGDVGMSASKLAEVDAAMEESIAQNRIAGGVVMVARNGKVVHHQAYGKRDIEADLPMQSDTIVRIYSMTKAITTAAAMMLVEEGKIEVNDPVSKYLPELAEVVVAVDGKVKPAERTMTVADLMRHTAGYSYGATGNATSDQVFRKLNIMDRDATLAQLQTKLGELPLVFEPGSDWLYGISVDVLGRVVEVVSQQPLDEFFQQRIFEPLGMEDTGFFVPADKAARFAANYNSDGKGKLTLGDDPKTSRYHDDPAFLSGGGGLVSTAGDYMRFLLMIAGGGASGGVQLMKPETVAMMTTNQLPKDVGWIKFGKEVRNGVGFGFGFNVREEMSDWDPSGRVGEYGWGGAASTHYWVSPKDNLIVITLEQVMPYQWLTELKVKGIIYDAIEN; this is encoded by the coding sequence ATGTTGTCTTCCTTTTCGGCCAGTGCGGATGATTTGCCGGTCGCTCGTCCTGGGGACGTGGGTATGTCGGCGTCGAAACTTGCCGAGGTCGATGCCGCGATGGAAGAATCGATCGCCCAGAACCGGATCGCCGGTGGCGTCGTGATGGTGGCTCGAAACGGCAAAGTGGTCCATCACCAAGCGTACGGGAAAAGGGACATCGAAGCTGACTTGCCAATGCAGTCCGACACGATTGTTCGTATCTATTCGATGACCAAAGCGATCACCACGGCGGCGGCGATGATGTTGGTCGAAGAGGGCAAGATTGAAGTGAACGATCCGGTCTCGAAGTACTTGCCGGAACTGGCCGAGGTTGTGGTTGCCGTCGATGGCAAAGTCAAACCGGCCGAGCGGACGATGACGGTCGCCGACTTGATGCGACACACCGCCGGGTATAGCTATGGTGCGACTGGCAACGCGACGTCGGATCAGGTGTTTAGGAAGTTAAATATCATGGACCGCGACGCGACGCTTGCCCAACTGCAAACCAAACTTGGCGAGTTGCCGTTGGTGTTCGAGCCGGGCAGTGATTGGTTGTACGGAATTTCGGTCGATGTCTTGGGCCGAGTCGTTGAAGTGGTGTCGCAGCAGCCGCTCGATGAGTTCTTTCAACAGCGAATCTTCGAACCACTCGGTATGGAAGACACCGGCTTCTTTGTACCTGCCGATAAAGCCGCTCGGTTCGCAGCGAATTACAACAGCGATGGAAAAGGAAAATTAACGCTTGGCGATGATCCAAAAACAAGTCGCTATCACGATGACCCTGCGTTCCTGTCCGGTGGCGGCGGTTTGGTGTCTACCGCAGGTGACTACATGCGGTTCTTGTTGATGATCGCTGGTGGTGGCGCAAGCGGTGGCGTTCAGTTGATGAAGCCAGAAACCGTCGCGATGATGACCACCAATCAACTGCCCAAGGACGTGGGCTGGATCAAGTTTGGCAAGGAAGTTCGCAACGGCGTCGGCTTTGGTTTCGGATTCAACGTGCGCGAAGAAATGAGCGACTGGGATCCGAGCGGCCGCGTTGGCGAATATGGTTGGGGTGGCGCGGCGAGCACGCATTATTGGGTGTCGCCCAAGGATAACCTGATCGTGATCACGTTAGAGCAAGTCATGCCGTATCAGTGGCTGACGGAACTGAAAGTCAAAGGCATCATCTACGACGCGATCGAGAATTGA
- a CDS encoding glycine zipper domain-containing protein has translation MSRKILFAVTVALVASIPSTGYSQAGTQRGATLGGLGGAVAGAIIGDHNGEAGAGAAIGGVIGAVTGGLLGNAADKERAVQQQQQYYYQQQQQNVVTQSAVSIQDVVSMSRSGLSDSVIINQIQQRGTQVTLQVPDIIALHQQGVSENVISALQQAPTGSQRVARVAQPTYVAPAPRPVIVEEHYVVPSYPPPAYRFYHHAPAPRYHHHGGGSIRIGF, from the coding sequence ATGTCTCGCAAGATCCTTTTCGCCGTTACCGTCGCCCTCGTCGCCTCGATTCCTAGCACGGGCTACTCACAAGCCGGCACCCAGCGTGGAGCCACACTAGGTGGACTTGGCGGCGCTGTCGCCGGAGCCATCATTGGTGACCACAATGGCGAAGCCGGTGCCGGTGCCGCGATCGGCGGCGTGATTGGCGCCGTGACCGGTGGCTTGCTAGGAAACGCGGCCGACAAAGAGCGGGCAGTCCAGCAACAACAACAATATTACTACCAACAACAGCAGCAAAACGTCGTCACGCAATCAGCCGTTTCGATCCAAGACGTTGTCTCGATGAGTCGCAGTGGTCTTAGCGACAGTGTCATCATCAACCAAATCCAGCAACGCGGAACTCAAGTCACGCTGCAAGTGCCCGACATCATCGCGCTGCACCAACAAGGCGTCAGCGAAAACGTGATCAGTGCGTTGCAACAAGCACCGACCGGCAGCCAACGAGTCGCCCGCGTCGCGCAGCCTACCTACGTGGCGCCGGCGCCACGGCCAGTGATCGTCGAAGAACACTACGTTGTTCCTAGCTATCCACCACCGGCGTATCGCTTCTATCACCACGCGCCCGCACCTCGGTATCATCACCACGGCGGCGGCAGCATCCGAATCGGGTTTTAG
- a CDS encoding inverse autotransporter beta domain-containing protein: MPAQSQTFAPRIGLHTQSKQVGVDDAYSDARLFLPLGDTSFMQYLDARLLVDSSGSSRGSNIGGGIRGYIEGLDAVWGSNVFADHRQTETSSFHQLGLGFELLFQDVELRVNFYNPVGNQRTTFGPNPASSGENLFVFNNNYLLYGSIVNQQARVEQSLQGFDAEIGANLGSDLFAGVASKSYLGIYQFKNPGLEDVHGVSARFNINAMDRFDFNTGVQHDNFFGTQYTAGLTVYTSLRRKEPSPLRYLLADRMNDPAVRRSAITVASGIIRDAPTFIAERLRYDSDGSDVRVVHVDSNAKPGGDGTFENPLNDVGQVQSNSQNRDIVYLYSGSVFDGQNSLLLQENQRLLGEGGNYTHWIDSRQAGTVALPNVNGISGDIPIIQNSISSGVRLANRTTVANVSVIDPIAGAGIHAIDAVDALVLDSFIATTANDIYGIFTEGASLVTVQDSSITTGGRFGFGLYSRGTSNLTANRIQLSTSGIYGAAVSVNDTATATVSDQSMITTTGPGGFGVFGQDHGSATLTRGTTVQTSGQLGHGLLAHGSSNLAIDDVDVSVSGPSASGAESRFDGTVTVQNGSSVRTHGTAGYGIYTTNNGTTVVKGSSIETSGPGSEGFKVQRSGRVTVEGSSVKTSGVVSPGFRIEMNSTVAIMSTMIESDQNEEIHVTATDSNQHINLTINNNNLADGDGQILLNNAQQINGSTVTVHGTAGTASLATDNGISVGNITEQRQIDYSP, from the coding sequence ATGCCCGCACAGTCGCAGACCTTTGCCCCACGCATCGGACTCCACACACAATCCAAGCAGGTCGGCGTTGACGATGCTTACTCGGACGCCAGACTTTTTCTGCCGCTTGGTGATACCTCGTTCATGCAATACCTCGATGCGAGACTGCTAGTCGACAGTAGCGGGTCGAGTCGTGGTTCGAATATTGGCGGTGGCATCCGCGGGTATATCGAGGGCCTTGATGCTGTCTGGGGATCCAATGTCTTCGCTGATCATCGTCAAACCGAGACCTCATCGTTTCACCAGTTGGGACTAGGATTCGAACTGCTTTTTCAAGACGTTGAATTAAGAGTCAACTTTTACAACCCAGTCGGAAACCAGCGAACCACGTTTGGGCCAAATCCCGCCAGCAGTGGAGAAAACCTGTTCGTCTTCAACAACAACTATCTGCTGTACGGCAGCATCGTCAATCAACAGGCGCGTGTGGAGCAATCATTGCAAGGGTTTGACGCAGAGATCGGCGCGAACCTAGGGAGCGATCTGTTTGCCGGAGTCGCTTCGAAAAGTTATTTGGGTATCTATCAATTCAAAAACCCTGGCCTCGAAGATGTCCACGGGGTGTCAGCCAGATTCAACATCAACGCCATGGACCGATTCGACTTCAACACTGGGGTTCAGCATGACAACTTCTTTGGCACTCAGTACACCGCTGGATTGACCGTCTACACATCACTGCGTCGTAAAGAACCAAGTCCGCTACGGTACTTGTTGGCTGATCGAATGAACGATCCTGCGGTTCGCCGATCCGCGATCACGGTTGCCAGTGGTATCATCAGAGACGCTCCGACCTTCATTGCCGAGCGATTGCGATACGATTCGGACGGAAGTGATGTTCGTGTTGTGCATGTCGACAGCAACGCGAAACCGGGTGGCGATGGCACATTCGAAAACCCGCTTAACGATGTGGGCCAAGTTCAGTCGAATTCTCAAAACCGCGATATCGTTTATCTGTATTCGGGCAGTGTGTTTGATGGACAAAATAGCTTGCTGTTGCAAGAGAACCAGCGTCTCTTAGGCGAAGGTGGCAACTACACCCACTGGATCGACTCGCGACAAGCCGGCACGGTTGCATTGCCCAACGTCAACGGTATCAGTGGTGACATCCCGATCATTCAAAATTCAATCAGCAGTGGGGTCCGCCTTGCCAATCGCACAACCGTCGCTAACGTGTCGGTGATCGATCCGATCGCAGGCGCTGGGATACACGCCATCGATGCAGTCGATGCGTTGGTACTGGATTCGTTCATCGCCACCACAGCCAACGACATCTATGGAATCTTCACAGAAGGCGCGTCACTGGTAACCGTGCAAGACAGCAGCATCACCACCGGAGGCAGATTTGGCTTTGGTCTTTACTCGCGGGGCACGTCGAACCTAACTGCCAACCGCATTCAATTATCGACTAGCGGGATCTATGGAGCCGCTGTGTCGGTCAATGACACAGCGACAGCGACGGTGTCCGATCAATCAATGATCACCACCACGGGGCCAGGCGGGTTTGGCGTCTTTGGCCAGGACCACGGATCAGCAACGCTGACTAGAGGTACGACAGTCCAGACATCTGGCCAACTAGGACATGGACTTTTAGCACACGGAAGTTCAAATTTGGCCATTGACGACGTCGATGTCAGTGTATCGGGCCCAAGCGCCTCGGGCGCTGAATCGCGTTTTGACGGTACTGTCACCGTCCAGAACGGCAGTTCAGTGCGAACTCACGGAACAGCCGGATACGGCATCTATACGACCAACAACGGCACAACCGTTGTCAAAGGTAGTTCGATTGAGACCAGTGGCCCCGGATCCGAAGGTTTCAAAGTTCAACGGAGCGGTCGCGTGACTGTTGAGGGCAGTTCGGTGAAAACCAGTGGCGTCGTATCGCCCGGTTTTCGCATCGAAATGAACTCGACCGTTGCGATCATGAGCACCATGATCGAGAGCGATCAAAACGAGGAAATTCACGTTACCGCAACCGACTCCAACCAGCACATCAATCTCACGATCAACAACAACAATCTAGCTGATGGCGACGGTCAGATTTTGTTAAACAATGCCCAGCAAATCAATGGTTCTACAGTCACTGTCCATGGAACGGCAGGGACCGCAAGCCTTGCGACAGACAACGGAATCTCAGTAGGCAACATCACTGAACAGAGGCAGATCGATTACTCCCCGTAG
- the nrdR gene encoding transcriptional regulator NrdR produces the protein MRCPYCHVDNDRVLDTRAAEGGYTVRRKRTCNSCQRRFATTEKIEKLSVRLVKSDETREPLEREKIRRGIERACSKRKISSETIEKVVQDIEADIYATFDSEVTSAQVGDIVLRHLAKLDEIAYIRFASVYREFNDAQDFIRVITTINE, from the coding sequence ATGCGTTGTCCCTACTGCCACGTCGATAATGATCGCGTGCTCGATACCCGAGCCGCCGAGGGTGGGTATACGGTCCGACGCAAACGAACCTGTAATTCGTGCCAGCGCCGGTTCGCGACGACCGAAAAAATCGAGAAACTAAGCGTCCGGCTGGTCAAATCCGACGAAACTCGCGAGCCACTCGAGCGAGAAAAAATTCGACGCGGAATCGAACGAGCCTGCTCGAAACGAAAAATCAGCAGCGAAACGATCGAAAAAGTCGTCCAAGACATCGAAGCCGACATCTACGCCACCTTCGATTCCGAAGTCACGTCGGCCCAAGTCGGCGACATCGTACTGCGCCACTTGGCCAAACTCGACGAAATCGCCTACATCCGATTTGCTAGCGTCTATCGCGAGTTCAATGACGCCCAGGACTTCATTCGGGTCATCACAACGATCAACGAATAG
- a CDS encoding PH domain-containing protein → MSTDSNQENPNDDKAVPSSASSPAGQTNPIQSAIPTGSGNTAMDRFATEVAARKQAELDHDEEEEVLWSGGYNPRAMLGSWILMGIVSIALLILPFMVSQFSIGIAVVLVGLVWVVGCLIYAYRRLGYHYELTTQRFIHQKGILSRQTDRIEVIDIDDVSFSQGPVQRMFGVGNIELTGSDRTHPQLSMMGIGNVKDVSGLIDDVRRKERRRRSLHIESI, encoded by the coding sequence ATGTCGACCGACAGCAACCAAGAAAATCCCAACGACGACAAGGCAGTGCCGTCTAGTGCCAGTTCGCCGGCTGGTCAAACGAATCCGATTCAATCAGCGATTCCCACCGGTAGCGGCAATACGGCCATGGATCGATTCGCAACCGAAGTCGCCGCTCGCAAGCAGGCCGAATTGGATCACGACGAAGAGGAAGAGGTTTTGTGGTCGGGCGGTTACAACCCCAGGGCAATGCTTGGGTCATGGATACTGATGGGCATCGTCAGCATTGCGTTGTTGATTCTGCCGTTCATGGTTTCGCAGTTTTCGATTGGCATTGCGGTCGTGCTGGTAGGCTTGGTTTGGGTCGTAGGCTGTTTGATTTACGCCTATCGACGACTTGGGTACCACTATGAATTGACCACTCAGCGATTCATTCACCAGAAGGGAATTCTGTCGCGTCAGACTGACCGTATCGAGGTGATTGACATCGACGACGTCAGCTTTAGCCAAGGTCCGGTTCAGCGAATGTTTGGTGTCGGCAACATTGAATTGACCGGCAGCGACCGCACGCACCCGCAATTGTCTATGATGGGGATTGGGAACGTCAAAGACGTGTCGGGACTGATCGACGATGTTCGTCGGAAAGAACGTCGTCGTCGTAGTTTGCACATCGAGTCGATTTAG
- a CDS encoding GYF domain-containing protein: MTDWFVQQKGTAAELGPLKPSDLLEKVRTGEVTRQTMVRKNDSPWFLASEVGGLFEAAMRPTIENFCPKCRGPISDPPTVCNRCGMEIQQAITRITENTIINRADQSLGSQASQSVKQWLMKKRINKDEKKAGEN, translated from the coding sequence TTGACCGATTGGTTTGTTCAACAGAAAGGCACCGCCGCGGAACTTGGCCCCCTAAAGCCAAGTGATCTATTGGAGAAGGTTCGCACTGGCGAAGTGACTCGCCAAACGATGGTTCGCAAGAACGATTCGCCGTGGTTCTTGGCATCGGAAGTGGGCGGGCTGTTCGAAGCCGCGATGCGACCGACGATCGAGAACTTTTGTCCCAAGTGTCGCGGTCCGATTTCGGATCCGCCGACGGTCTGCAATCGATGCGGCATGGAGATCCAGCAGGCGATCACGCGGATCACTGAAAACACGATCATCAACCGAGCTGATCAATCGTTGGGCAGCCAGGCTAGCCAGAGTGTCAAGCAATGGTTGATGAAGAAACGCATCAACAAAGACGAAAAAAAAGCCGGCGAGAATTAA
- a CDS encoding pilus assembly protein N-terminal domain-containing protein, giving the protein MRDSRKQLADSTRRKRRAFLMAILWTATNVVHTQWTSAADSAMPPLPLKSSSDMKTNPFCEPASPVTKLPLRLASGHDSNGTSSHGLSPNVRLMPIGTAIGLQPIGSGQPRRVGGAAMTIEEPRSSEIQDNQLIGSAHHVNHSLVETTIDAGVHAGKHSGVVGAASINTSPAKTSIVLMPTKFALPIVVPETAPEQASETLEVPPVTSAVTEQPASETSALGKPSTAVSVLENPVDQTATARRELTPVPRFDSSDQTANLQPTIIRSTRSMETVPHVIEPIAVDSTFDSDAMSSQSMLGNPAVTRSEADTTAPSNSEPSNPEPISFSMTDLFSDDAPDADVMPESEVLGAEIPRADDSNATEFYVDADGYADDEDLQISDDTVDAVGQLNVGIGMVEPIVISDPAAEHSPIEIQFGDADDQDDQMIALDLAKPIVADPVPMPEPTLYNKRYRSPVAVTAVPVSFGRGDVAATHSVQTAVEPNTSLTFDPAAATKPQPTDDVKLTPLYLSLAQVRSLTIGGEVRDVKIANKGVCQAFASGPNQLKLIGTGNGVTQLVVWATPESKGSVSLPPQMRAFEIHVREEVAAGGGNSPDRTAMLNQSIQRAFPDVDIVVHQRQGELIVTGACGSEATAKKIVRMVRKTCLVPVRDEVVVR; this is encoded by the coding sequence ATGCGTGACTCACGTAAACAATTGGCAGATTCAACACGACGCAAACGGCGAGCGTTTCTGATGGCCATTCTGTGGACGGCGACCAACGTCGTCCACACTCAATGGACATCGGCCGCTGATTCAGCCATGCCGCCATTGCCGCTGAAGTCGTCATCGGACATGAAGACCAATCCGTTTTGCGAGCCAGCCTCGCCCGTCACGAAGCTGCCACTGCGATTGGCGTCCGGACATGACAGCAACGGAACATCGAGCCACGGATTGTCGCCCAACGTGCGATTGATGCCGATCGGAACAGCCATCGGACTGCAACCCATCGGTAGCGGCCAACCACGCCGTGTTGGAGGTGCCGCGATGACCATCGAGGAACCTCGTTCATCCGAGATCCAAGATAATCAATTGATCGGATCCGCGCACCATGTCAATCATTCTTTGGTTGAAACGACCATTGATGCTGGCGTTCACGCAGGCAAACATTCGGGCGTCGTCGGCGCGGCGTCAATCAACACAAGTCCGGCAAAAACGTCCATCGTGCTGATGCCGACCAAGTTCGCCTTGCCGATCGTCGTGCCTGAAACGGCACCCGAGCAGGCTTCCGAAACGTTGGAAGTCCCGCCAGTCACCAGCGCAGTAACTGAACAGCCTGCTTCGGAAACATCCGCGCTCGGGAAGCCTTCGACTGCAGTATCCGTCCTCGAAAATCCAGTCGACCAAACCGCGACTGCTCGCCGCGAGCTGACGCCGGTTCCTCGATTCGATAGCAGCGACCAAACGGCAAACCTGCAACCGACAATCATCCGATCGACACGATCGATGGAAACGGTGCCACACGTGATTGAACCGATCGCCGTGGACTCAACATTCGACAGCGACGCGATGTCGTCGCAATCGATGTTGGGCAATCCCGCGGTGACGCGGTCCGAAGCAGACACGACTGCACCATCGAATTCAGAACCATCGAATCCAGAACCGATCAGTTTCTCGATGACTGACTTGTTCAGCGATGATGCACCTGACGCCGATGTGATGCCGGAATCCGAAGTTCTCGGAGCCGAAATCCCCCGAGCCGACGATAGCAACGCAACCGAATTCTACGTCGACGCCGACGGCTATGCCGATGATGAAGACTTGCAGATCTCGGACGACACTGTCGACGCGGTTGGCCAGCTCAATGTTGGCATCGGCATGGTCGAGCCCATCGTGATCAGCGACCCGGCAGCCGAGCACTCGCCGATCGAAATTCAGTTCGGTGACGCCGACGATCAAGACGATCAAATGATCGCACTCGATTTGGCTAAGCCCATCGTCGCCGATCCGGTTCCGATGCCAGAACCCACTCTCTACAACAAACGCTACCGATCGCCTGTTGCCGTCACCGCTGTTCCAGTCTCGTTCGGTCGCGGTGACGTTGCGGCGACGCACTCGGTCCAAACCGCAGTCGAACCCAACACGTCGTTGACGTTTGATCCAGCGGCGGCCACCAAGCCGCAGCCGACCGACGACGTCAAACTAACACCACTCTACTTGAGCCTGGCTCAGGTCCGATCGTTGACGATCGGTGGCGAAGTTCGCGATGTCAAAATCGCAAACAAGGGCGTTTGTCAAGCGTTCGCATCGGGCCCGAATCAACTGAAATTGATCGGCACCGGCAACGGTGTAACGCAGCTAGTCGTGTGGGCAACGCCCGAATCGAAAGGCTCGGTCAGTTTGCCACCACAGATGCGTGCATTCGAGATTCACGTTCGCGAAGAGGTTGCCGCAGGCGGTGGAAATTCACCGGACCGGACAGCCATGTTGAATCAATCGATTCAACGCGCTTTCCCGGACGTTGACATCGTTGTTCACCAACGCCAGGGCGAATTGATCGTCACGGGTGCGTGTGGCAGCGAAGCGACCGCGAAGAAAATTGTTCGCATGGTCCGTAAGACCTGCTTGGTTCCCGTTCGAGACGAAGTTGTGGTTCGGTAA
- a CDS encoding TrmH family RNA methyltransferase gives MTESAPVVLRSAANPTVRHLIRLRDNRYRRKSERVIVDGWRETAQAIESGMKICGYYVSESDADIDSANEDPAVARVRKHPAAAGKRMLASDAIMEKIGYGDSVRGVVAEFQRPDWGLDRLKLPESPLILVLDKIEKPGNIGAVFRCADAAGVDAVLLSDCQDRFNPNAIRSSLGAIFRVPNASGSQEQIADFLTAENFHVLAARVESSTPFWSVPWAGRVAIVLGSEADGLGDRWQTILDGQGKQQKIDGVRIPMAGKVDSLNISVSAAVITFEAIRQRTNV, from the coding sequence ATGACTGAGTCTGCGCCAGTGGTGCTAAGAAGTGCCGCCAATCCGACAGTTCGACACTTGATCCGCCTCCGCGACAACCGATATCGCCGAAAATCAGAGCGAGTGATCGTCGACGGTTGGCGTGAAACTGCTCAGGCGATCGAGTCAGGTATGAAGATCTGCGGATATTACGTCAGCGAGTCGGACGCCGATATCGATTCCGCAAACGAAGACCCAGCTGTCGCACGCGTGCGAAAACACCCGGCTGCAGCTGGAAAACGAATGCTAGCATCCGACGCGATCATGGAAAAAATCGGCTACGGCGACTCGGTCCGAGGCGTCGTGGCCGAATTCCAGCGTCCCGATTGGGGACTCGACCGGCTGAAATTGCCCGAGTCGCCGCTGATTCTGGTGCTGGACAAGATCGAAAAACCGGGCAACATCGGTGCGGTTTTCCGTTGTGCCGATGCCGCCGGAGTCGATGCGGTGCTGTTGTCGGACTGCCAAGACCGTTTCAATCCCAACGCGATCCGAAGCAGCCTGGGAGCGATCTTCCGAGTCCCCAATGCCAGTGGTAGCCAGGAACAGATCGCCGACTTTTTGACTGCGGAAAACTTCCATGTACTGGCGGCTCGCGTCGAATCATCGACTCCGTTTTGGTCAGTTCCCTGGGCAGGACGTGTCGCCATCGTGCTGGGCAGCGAGGCCGACGGACTGGGCGACCGCTGGCAAACAATCCTCGACGGCCAAGGAAAACAACAGAAAATCGATGGTGTGCGAATTCCCATGGCCGGGAAAGTAGACAGCCTGAACATCTCGGTTTCAGCCGCCGTGATCACGTTCGAAGCCATCCGGCAGCGCACGAATGTCTAG